From a region of the Oryza sativa Japonica Group chromosome 6, ASM3414082v1 genome:
- the LOC4342044 gene encoding uncharacterized protein, which produces MSTDQPHLPPPAPPPGAAAADPPESTPAPPPPPPLEPPEVMHKTRAVDFLGRRTPIVYQNDNGPCPLLAICNVMLLKNVISLNPDAGEVSQQKLLSLVAERLIDSNSNVQGKDEEYVRNREQNISDAIDLLPRLATGIDVNVMFRKIDDFEFTRERAIFDLLDIPLYHGWIVDPQDTDTATSIGSKSYNALASGLAEFKSGESTKENRHVQEEETVDFAAATTAALGVPSPSVSRGISFDENTLTDPVELHIRRGDREEEEELRRVLSLSKAENANAVDGSGSFDTSQSHSSSNMEETAHTESFQLEAVEAMDSTNKEEHGNSHALSDGPMLQDTTNAAPNINEVGMEESQQVLTSNELEDDGKRNILPEHSDITIQPSESVLDCSSHESSAPNQAAPALGQVDKESCEEQAPLQIHGQASDTEKIHGQASDTEISSELTTAASQDTPNHATKELDGEDGNSPEPIILNLQESEPIYQGEEHILSTGNLAYENQEPVYEGEVVLAEQADKTEKSSEDMQDGPAEHQWELIDNFLQNTASQLTVYGLFCLQEGLNERELCVFFRNNHFNTMFKYNGSLYLLATDQGFFSQSDLVWQKLDEVNGDGVFLTSNFTPFKAENPRNDSWNEQQAMTSTADYLAQFDNTTLQHSSGNSDLELAIALQQQEFERQQPQRHQSSTQQQEPVPQQQQQTPNQSHGTGRPGLVVGPTTARRPPAPQPTTPKKEKCIVM; this is translated from the exons ATGTCCACCGACCAGCCTCACCTCCCGCCCCCCGCGCCCCcgcccggcgccgcggcggcggatcccccCGAGTCCacccccgcgccgcctccgccgccgccgctcgagccACCCGAGGTGATGCACAAGACGAGGGCCGTCGACTTCCTCGGCCGCCGCACCCCAATCGTCTACCAGAACGACAACGGGCCGTGCCCTCTCCTCGCCATCT GTAACGTGATGCTGCTGAAGAATGTGATCAGCTTGAACCCGGACGCGGGCGAGGTGTCGCAGCAGAAGCTGCTCTCGCTCGTCGCCGAGCGCCTCATCGACTCCAACAGCAATGTGCAG GGTAAGGACGAGGAGTATGTGCGCAACCGGGAGCAGAACATCTCGGATGCGATTGACCTTTTGCCGCGCCTCGCGACCGGCATTGATGTGAATGTGATGTTCAGGAA GATCGATGACTTTGAGTTCACCCGAGAACGTGCCATATTTGACCTTCTGGATATCCCGCTGTACCATGGGTGGATAGTAGATCCCCAG GATACTGACACTGCTACTTCCATTGGATCAAAGTCTTACAATGCTCTTGCATCTGGGCTTGCTGAATTTAAGTCGGGGGAATCAACAAAAGAGAATAGACATGTACAGGAGGAAGAAACTGTTGATTTTGCTGCTGCAACTACTGCAGCACTAGGGGTTCCTTCTCCTAGTGTTTCTCGAGGTATATCATTTGATGAAAATACACTCACTGACCCAGTTGAGTTGCACATAAGACGAGGCGAtcgtgaggaagaagaggaactAAGGAGAGTCCTTAGTCTATCAAAAGCTGAAAATGCTAATGCTGTTGATGGATCTGGTTCCTTTGACACTTCACAGTCTCATTCATCCTCAAATATGGAGGAGACAGCACACACTGAGAGCTTCCAATTAGAGGCAGTCGAGGCGATGGATTCAACAAATAAGGAGGAACATGGCAACAGCCATGCTTTGAGCGATGGCCCTATGTTACAGGACACCACAAATGCTGCTCCTAATATTAATGAAGTTGGGATGGAGGAATCCCAACAGGTTTTGACGTCTAATGAACTAGAAGACGATGGGAAAAGGAATATCTTGCCAGAGCACTCTGATATAACCATTCAACCTTCAGAGTCTGTGCTTGACTGTTCCTCTCATGAGTCTTCTGCTCCCAACCAAGCTGCTCCTGCCCTTGGGCAAGTTGATAAAGAATCCTGTGAAGAACAAGCTCCCTTGCAAATTCATGGTCAGGCTTCTGACACTGAGAAAATTCATGGTCAGGCTTCTGACACTGAGATTAGCTCTGAGCTAACAACTGCAGCTAGTCAAGATACCCCAAATCATGCTACTAAAGAGCTGGATGGGGAAGATGGCAATAGTCCTGAGCCTATCATCTTAAACCTTCAGGAAAGTGAGCCAATATATCAAGGAGAAGAGCACATACTTAGCACTGGAAATTTGGCATATGAAAATCAGGAGCCGGTTTATGAGGGAGAGGTGGTTCTTGCTGAACAAGCTGACAAGACTGAGAAAAGTAGTGAGGACATGCAAGATGGGCCTGCAGAACATCAAT GGGAACTAATAGATAATTTCCTTCAGAACACTGCTAGCCAGCTAACTGTCTATGG TTTATTTTGTCTACAAGAGGGTCTTAATGAAAGAGAGCTGTGCGTCTTCTTCCGTAATAATCATTTCAACACAATGTTCAAG TACAATGGAAGCCTATATCTCTTAGCCACTGATCAGGGTTTTTTCAGCCAAAGTGATTTAGTATGGCAAAAGTTGGATGAG GTGAATGGAGATGGAGTTTTTCTGACCAGCAATTTCACACCATTTAAGGCTGAAAACCCGAGAAATGATTCTTGGAATGAACAGCAGGCTATGACAAGTACCGCT GACTATCTTGCTCAATTTGACAATACTACCCTGCAGCACTCGTCTGGAAA CTCTGATCTAGAGCTAGCTATAGCACTTCAACAACAGGAGTTTGAGCGGCAACAACCTCAACGACACCAGTCGTCAACACAGCAGCAGGAGCCGGTGCcccagcagcaacagcagacaCCCAATCAATCACATGGCACAGGTCGGCCAGGATTAGTTGTTGGTCCAACAACGGCAAGG AGGCCACCTGCTCCACAGCCGACGACGCCGAAGAAAGAGAAGTGCATCGTGATGTAA
- the LOC9269982 gene encoding polygalacturonate 4-alpha-galacturonosyltransferase gives MAGARAMAFVALCALAAFPVAVTGAQVDPLYSSKQVLDWSSQANIKLQNFSLTEEDGLQLLVRPEEVTHRKLRERTRIKKKIEPVQQDDEALVKLENAGIERSKAVDSAVLGKYSIWRRENENEKADSKVRLMRDQMIMARIYSVLAKSRDKLDLHQDLLSRLKESQRSLGEATADAELPKSASERVKVMGQLLAKARDQLYDCKAITQRLRAMLQSADEQVRSLKKQSTFLSQLAAKTIPNGIHCLSMRLTIDYYLLSPEKRKFPKSENLENPDLYHYALFSDNVLAASVVVNSTIMNAKEPEKHVFHLVTDKLNFGAMNMWFLLNPPGDATIHVENVDDFKWLNSSYCPVLKQLESVAMKEYYFKADRPKTLSAGSSNLKYRNPKYLSMLNHLRFYLPQVYPKLNKILFLDDDIVVQKDLTGLWEVDLNGNVNGAVETCGESFHRFDKYLNFSNPNIAQNFDPNACGWAYGMNMFDLEEWKKKDITGIYHKWQNMNENRLLWKLGTLPPGLLTFYKLTHPLDKSWHVLGLGYNPSIERSEIDNAAVIHYNGNMKPWLEIAMSKYRPYWTKYINYEHTYVRGCKISQ, from the exons ATGGCGGGGGCTCGCGCGATGGCTTTCGTCGCGCTctgcgccctcgccgccttcccTGTCGCCGTCACCGGAG CCCAAGTGGACCCACTTTATTCTAGTAAACAG GTACTGGACTGGAGTAGTCAAGCCAACATTAAACTACAGAATTTCTCCTTAACTGAAGAAG ATGGACTTCAGCTGCTGGTAAGACCAGAAGAAGTAACTCACAGG AAATTGCGGGAGAGAACCAGAATAAAGAAGAAGATTGAACCAGTACAGCAGGATGATGAAGCACTAGTTAAGCTTGAGAATGCTGGAATTGAACGTTCAAAAGCCGTTGATTCGGCTGTCCTTGGAAAATATAGCATATGGAGGCGTGAGAATGAAAATGAAAAAGCAGATTCAAAGGTTCGTCTGATGCGTGATCAAATGATCATGGCCAGAATATATTCTGTGCTTGCCAAATCCAGGGACAAGCTCGATCTTCATCAGGATCTACTTTCCAGGCTTAAGGAAAGCCAGCGCTCCCTTGGGGAAGCTACTGCTGATGCTGAACTTCCCAAGAG TGCTTCTGAGAGAGTCAAAGTAATGGGCCAGTTACTAGCAAAAGCAAGAGATCAATTATATGATTGCAAGGCAATTACTCAGCGGTTAAGAGCGATGCTTCAGTCAGCTGATGAGCAGGTCAGGAGCTTAAAGAAGCAGAGCACCTTCCTAAGCCAGTTAGCGGCGAAGACAATCCCAAATGGCATCCATTGCCTGTCCATGCGGCTAACGATAGACTATTACCTTCTCTCCCCAGAGAAAAGAAAGTTTCCGAAGAGTGAGAACTTAGAAAATCCTGATCTTTATCACTATGCCCTTTTTTCGGACAATGTTTTGGCAGCTTCAGTTGTGGTGAACTCAACCATCATGAATGCAAAG GAGCCTGAGAAACATGTATTCCATCTTGTTACTGACAAGCTGAACTTTGGAGCAATGAACATGTGGTTTTTGTTGAATCCACCTGGAGATGCGACAATCCATGTTGAAAACGTGGATGACTTCAAATGGCTGAACTCTTCATATTGCCCTGTTCTGAAGCAGCTTGAATCTGTGGCCATGAAAGAGTACTATTTTAAGGCAGACCGTCCAAAAACTCTCTCTGCTGGTTCTTCTAATCTGAAATATAGGAACCCCAAATATCTTTCCATGCTCAACCATTTAAGATTCTACCTTCCTCAAGTGTATCCTAAGTTGAATAAGATCCTTTTCCTGGATGATGACATAGTTGTTCAGAAGGATTTGACAGGACTCTGGGAGGTTGATCTAAATGGGAATGTAAATGGTGCTGTGGAAACATGTGGGGAGAGTTTTCACCGTTTTGACAAGTACCTCAATTTTTCAAATCCAAATATTGCTCAGAACTTCGATCCTAATGCTTGTGGCTGGGCGTATGGAATGAATATGTTTGATTTGGAAGAATGGAAGAAGAAGGACATTACTGGCATTTATCACAAATGGCAGAACATG AATGAAAACAGGCTGCTCTGGAAGCTTGGGACACTGCCGCCAGGTCTCCTAACATTCTACAAGTTAACACATCCCCTGGACAAATCATGGCATGTTCTTGGCTTAGGGTACAACCCATCCATCGAGCGCTCAGAAATAGATAACGCCGCCGTCATCCACTACAACGGGAACATGAAGCCATGGCTGGAGATTGCAATGTCGAAGTACCGACCATACTGGACAAAGTACATCAACTACGAGCACACCTATGTTCGTGGGTGCAAGATCAGTCaatag
- the LOC4342046 gene encoding protein SHORT INTERNODES 1-like — MAGFSLRGGGGGGGGGGGVGGGGGGGRGGERGGGGDHAIGADSLFLYARGAAAAAADTAGSGGGGGGIGFQLWHPQQQAAAAAAAVPHTSQFFSSGVATGVVLGFSSHDGGGGGGHMGGPGGGAGGGRAGTSCQDCGNNAKKDCSHLRCRTCCRSRGFSCATHVKSTWVPAAKRRERQQQLAALFRGAAANNSAAAAAAAAASKRPRELVRTLGRLPSANTAMVATTTSSGEGDGRFPPELSVEAVFRCVRIGAVDEADAELAYQTAVSIGGHTFKGILRDHGPADEAAGQLPPSSAEYHQLTGQGREESSPAGSSEGVGGGHGAATAATSAAVLMDPYPTPIGAFAAGTQFFPHNPRT, encoded by the exons ATGGCGGGATTCTCtctgaggggaggaggaggaggaggcggcggaggaggaggagtcggcggcggcggaggcggggggaggggaggcgaacgcggcggcggcggcgatcacgCCATAGGGGCCGACAGTCTGTTCCTgtacgcgcgcggcgcggccgccgcggccgccgacacggcgggcagcggcggcgggggtggggggaTAGGGTTCCAGCTATGGCACCcgcagcagcaggcggcggccgcggccgccgccgtgccgcacACGTCGCAGTTCTTCTCCTCGGGCGTGGCCACCGGCGTCGTGCTGGGGTTCTCGTcgcatgacggcggcggcggcggcgggcatatgggcggccccggcggcggcgccggcggcggcagggcgggCACCAGCTGCCAGGACTGCGGCAACAACGCCAAGAAGGATTGCTCCCACCTCCGGTGCCGCACCTGCTGCCGGAGCCGCGGCTTCAGCTGCGCCACCCACGTCAAGAGCACCTGGGTCCCCGCCGCCAAGCGCCGCGAGCGCCAGCAGCAGCTCGCCGCGCTcttccgcggcgccgccgccaacaacagcgccgccgctgccgccgccgccgccgccagcaaaCGCCCCCGCGAGCTCGTCCGCACCCTCGGCCGCTTGCCCTCCGCCAACACCGCCATGGTCGCCACCACCACATCCTCAG GCGAGGGAGACGGGAGGTTCCCGCCGGAGCTGAGCGTGGAGGCGGTGTTCCGGTGCGTGCGGATCGGGGCGGTGGACGAGGCGGACGCGGAGCTGGCGTACCAGACGGCGGTGAGCATCGGCGGGCACACGTTCAAGGGGATCCTCCGGGACCACGGgccggcggacgaggcggcggggcagctgccgccgtcgtcggcggagTACCACCAGCTGACGGGTCAGGGGAGGGAGGaatcgtcgccggcggggagcagcgagggcgtcggcggcggccacggggcGGCGACTGCGGCGACGTCCGCGGCGGTGCTCATGGACCCCTACCCGACGCCCATCGGCGCCTTCGCTGCAGGCACCCAGTTCTTCCCTCATAACCCTAGAACCTAG